A section of the Oncorhynchus gorbuscha isolate QuinsamMale2020 ecotype Even-year linkage group LG04, OgorEven_v1.0, whole genome shotgun sequence genome encodes:
- the LOC124034436 gene encoding phosphatidylinositol 4-phosphate 5-kinase-like protein 1 isoform X2, whose product MEKRNVQRYSGTTRRRRWWGLRRRWRMLGLFEINQEHEFYSFTCLMKEGLHAALQTSIDTPGPDELSAEHYKSEQTQVHKDYEMQTFAGLVFSSLRYSLDINEEEYKRSLSSDSCYLQFMSNSKSKADFFLTNDKRFFLKTQNKQEVKFLLSNLMAYMDHLEKYPHSLLVRFLGLHSIQVPNETKKYFIVMQSVFYPDERIDTRYDIKGCEVGRWTDPASTGSPVKILKDNNFEGKHIILDQKSSWLVEQVEIDTAFLRSLNVLDYSILLAHQPLHKDELDGKHSFSNLIVRTEKSMAQDSRKEEDHPTSPLLGGDSFRLASATIDSGPDHVQDTGEHSGHSIHCQEINLPSVNSTDAELHEFHAHHRRLLPNFKNSVHVIDGPELRYFVGIVDIFTVYGLKKRLENLWKSVRFPGRAFLLSAQLPTPRGSAGG is encoded by the exons atggagAAGAGGAACGTTCAGCGTTACTCTGGGACAACAAGGCGGAGGCGGTGGTGGGGTCTGAGGAGGCGTTGGAGAATGTTAGGCCTGTTTGAAATCAACCAGGAACATGAGTTCTACAGCTTCACCTGTCTTATGAAAGAGGGGCTGCATGCTGCCCTACAGACCAGCATCGACACACCAGGACCT GATGAACTTTCTGCTGAACATTACAAATCGGAGCAGACTCAAGTCCACAAG GACTATGAGATGCAGACATTTGCAGGACTGGTGTTTTCCAGCTTGCGGTACTCCCTGGACATAAATGAGGAGGAGTACAAGAGATCCCTCTCTTCAGACAGCTGCTATCTACAGTTCATGAGCAACTCCAAGAGCAAGGCTGACTTCTTCCTCAC GAATGACAAGAGGTTCTTCCTAAAGACACAGAATAAGCAGGAGGTGAAGTTTCTTCTTTCCAACCTGATGGCATATATGGATCACTTGGAGAAATACCCCCACTCGTTGTTGGTCAGGTTCCTGG GTCTCCATAGTATCCAAGTACCAAATGAAACAAAG AAGTATTTCATTGTGATGCAGAGTGTGTTTTACCCGGATGAGAGGATTGATACAAG ATATGACATTAAGGGCTGTGAGGTGGGTAGGTGGACTGACCCTGCATCTACTGGAAGCCCAGTTAAGATTCTGAAGGATAACAACTTTGAAGGAAAGCACATCATTCTGG ATCAGAAGAGCTCCTGGCTTGTGGAACAGGTTGAAATAGACACAGCTTTCCTCCGTAGCCTCAATGTGCTTGACTACAGCATTCTGCTGGCCCATCAACCCTTGCACAAAGATGAGCTGGATGGGAAGCATTCCTTTAGTAACCTTATTGTGCGCACTGAAAA GTCCATGGCCCAAGACAGTCGAAAAGAGGAAGATCATCCCACTAGTCCATTGTTGGGGGGAGACTCTTTTCGACTGGCATCAGCCACAATAGACAGTGGGCCAGACCATGTTCAGGACACAGGGGAGCACTCTGGCCATTCAATCCACTGCCAGGAGATAAACCTGCCCTCTGTAAACAGTACAGATGCAGAACTCCATGAGTTCCATGCTCATCACCGTAGGCTGCTGCCTAATTTCAAGAACTCTGTGCATGTCATAGATGGGCCAGAGCTGCGCTACTTTGTGGGTATTGTAGACATTTTTACTGTGTACGGTTTGAAGAAAAGGCTGGAGAACCTGTGGAAGAGTGTGCGCTTCCCTGGCAGAGCCTTTCTACTGTCAGCCCAGCTACCTACTCCCAGAGGTTCTGCCGGTGGGTAA
- the LOC124034436 gene encoding phosphatidylinositol 4-phosphate 5-kinase-like protein 1 isoform X1: MEKRNVQRYSGTTRRRRWWGLRRRWRMLGLFEINQEHEFYSFTCLMKEGLHAALQTSIDTPGPVSKSIDELSAEHYKSEQTQVHKDYEMQTFAGLVFSSLRYSLDINEEEYKRSLSSDSCYLQFMSNSKSKADFFLTNDKRFFLKTQNKQEVKFLLSNLMAYMDHLEKYPHSLLVRFLGLHSIQVPNETKKYFIVMQSVFYPDERIDTRYDIKGCEVGRWTDPASTGSPVKILKDNNFEGKHIILDQKSSWLVEQVEIDTAFLRSLNVLDYSILLAHQPLHKDELDGKHSFSNLIVRTEKSMAQDSRKEEDHPTSPLLGGDSFRLASATIDSGPDHVQDTGEHSGHSIHCQEINLPSVNSTDAELHEFHAHHRRLLPNFKNSVHVIDGPELRYFVGIVDIFTVYGLKKRLENLWKSVRFPGRAFLLSAQLPTPRGSAGG, encoded by the exons atggagAAGAGGAACGTTCAGCGTTACTCTGGGACAACAAGGCGGAGGCGGTGGTGGGGTCTGAGGAGGCGTTGGAGAATGTTAGGCCTGTTTGAAATCAACCAGGAACATGAGTTCTACAGCTTCACCTGTCTTATGAAAGAGGGGCTGCATGCTGCCCTACAGACCAGCATCGACACACCAGGACCTGTCAGTAAATCTATA GATGAACTTTCTGCTGAACATTACAAATCGGAGCAGACTCAAGTCCACAAG GACTATGAGATGCAGACATTTGCAGGACTGGTGTTTTCCAGCTTGCGGTACTCCCTGGACATAAATGAGGAGGAGTACAAGAGATCCCTCTCTTCAGACAGCTGCTATCTACAGTTCATGAGCAACTCCAAGAGCAAGGCTGACTTCTTCCTCAC GAATGACAAGAGGTTCTTCCTAAAGACACAGAATAAGCAGGAGGTGAAGTTTCTTCTTTCCAACCTGATGGCATATATGGATCACTTGGAGAAATACCCCCACTCGTTGTTGGTCAGGTTCCTGG GTCTCCATAGTATCCAAGTACCAAATGAAACAAAG AAGTATTTCATTGTGATGCAGAGTGTGTTTTACCCGGATGAGAGGATTGATACAAG ATATGACATTAAGGGCTGTGAGGTGGGTAGGTGGACTGACCCTGCATCTACTGGAAGCCCAGTTAAGATTCTGAAGGATAACAACTTTGAAGGAAAGCACATCATTCTGG ATCAGAAGAGCTCCTGGCTTGTGGAACAGGTTGAAATAGACACAGCTTTCCTCCGTAGCCTCAATGTGCTTGACTACAGCATTCTGCTGGCCCATCAACCCTTGCACAAAGATGAGCTGGATGGGAAGCATTCCTTTAGTAACCTTATTGTGCGCACTGAAAA GTCCATGGCCCAAGACAGTCGAAAAGAGGAAGATCATCCCACTAGTCCATTGTTGGGGGGAGACTCTTTTCGACTGGCATCAGCCACAATAGACAGTGGGCCAGACCATGTTCAGGACACAGGGGAGCACTCTGGCCATTCAATCCACTGCCAGGAGATAAACCTGCCCTCTGTAAACAGTACAGATGCAGAACTCCATGAGTTCCATGCTCATCACCGTAGGCTGCTGCCTAATTTCAAGAACTCTGTGCATGTCATAGATGGGCCAGAGCTGCGCTACTTTGTGGGTATTGTAGACATTTTTACTGTGTACGGTTTGAAGAAAAGGCTGGAGAACCTGTGGAAGAGTGTGCGCTTCCCTGGCAGAGCCTTTCTACTGTCAGCCCAGCTACCTACTCCCAGAGGTTCTGCCGGTGGGTAA